From the genome of Paralichthys olivaceus isolate ysfri-2021 chromosome 4, ASM2471397v2, whole genome shotgun sequence:
GCAATTTCCACCTTATTGACATCAAGGCCCCTCTTGGGCATATAGCCCATGCCCCTCTGGGGCTCCTTGGTGACAAAGGTGTTAAGGAAGTGAACATATGGAGCCTCATCTGTGATTTCAAAGTAACGGATGCTGCTGTCACCCTGAAAaggaatcaaacattttatttctgtaattAGAAATCAATCTGCTAATTATGCATAATAAAAAGCATAATTAATCATAGTAATTATGTTTGATTTAAGGGTTGAGTGCCTAAAGGGGAACTTACCTTCCCACAGAGGTAAACAACGTTGGTGTCTGGGTCATAGAAGGGCAAGAGCACTCCATTGCTGGTGTCCATTTCGTTAACAGTCATGGGCTCCTCCATGTTGTGCTGGGTGAAAACAAGGGTCATGATAAATTTGTTCTGTCAGAGAGACTACAGTAAAAGGTTACTATCTTTACAAACAGGAAGAAGTGGTTGAACTTCTAGAAGCTGTTAATAttgaacaataataaataaatattgtgctAATTTTTAAGGTGTATACGGTTTCGTTTTATGGATTTCCTTACCATTTTAAGACAAAGGAAATATTTGATCTGaaactgaattttattttatttttttaattaaggaAATAAATTGACAAAAAATGAGCTGAAAATTATTCCTGACATCAGAAATCAACCAGGGAGAAAATCTGTGAAACTGCCAAGAATTGGTCTGTCACAGACCATGAGCTCAATACACAAACGTCTAAGATATATTAactgtcagagaaaataatcGAGTCGCTACAGTAACTGTCAGCTGACTATGTGACACTGGGACAGTGAATTGTCTTTGTCCAAACAAACACTTGGTAAGCAGCCAAACGCAGTCATGTTATCAGGTGGTTATGGGAGAGTGaggaaaatgcatttaaaatttaCCACTCACAAAAATGTGATGGATTACTTAAAAACATAGGCTCCCTTCATCACTGagcctttttgtgttttcttcttgatAATGTTTGATTGTACAACAACCCAAAGGAAACGCTGTTGTTGATGTCAATTAAAAACGTGTTCTTATTCTCTCAATCACAGTGTTTGGTTAcataatgaatgaatatatgTCGTGCAGTCAGTATTCATGAAGCAGCTTACCATGTTCCACAGGGATAGCTGTCTCTCACTCATGCGACTGAAACCTGTGGTGAGGATGTTGTCATCGGCCAGGAAAATGGCCCTCATGGGTCGAGCGCCCTCATGAgccttctccttctcctgtgAAGTGTTCTTAAAGGGTCAACACTGTTTCCCGAACACAAGAGTCGCTGTTTCCTGAACTATTAAATATGTCCAACTTTTCTTTAGtttatttgggatcttagtcaagcataaaaagaaaatgttacaaAGAAATCGTTTTAAACTGCTTACAGCAATGATCTTCTCCTTGCGGGGGTCAATGACACGGATGGACTTGTCCTTGCAGGAGGTGCAGATGAGGTTACCGTTGCGGTTCCAGCTCACGTTGTAAATGACATCAGGGTGCATGTCCTCCAGGGTGATCATGGCCTCACCTGTGCCCACGTTCCAGATGATGACCTGGTTGTCACAACCTGGCGACAGAGTGAAGTCAAGATGAGCAGCTCATCCCGGGCACGCACAGCATCTTGTCTTTATGGTAGCTAACACCACAATGCTATGTTGTAGTTTGAAGTTTAGTGCTAAAACTACATTTCTGGGAAGCTGTGACGGCTACCTGCACTAAGAAGGACATTGCGTGCTGTTGGATGCCATGTGATGATGCCAACGCGCTTGGAGTGGCCCTCCAGTACCACCACAGGCTCAGACATGGAAGTGATGAGGCCATTCTCAGGAATCTGCCACACCTGTGGAGGACATCAACAGGACAGAGGTCAGGAACAAAGAGAAGACAGGAATGAAGTCAACTTATTACAACATACCCACTGTTActgtacaacacacactgatTAATTGTAGTTACCTAAATGAACCTGAGGGGGGCAGCAGCAACTAAGAATTCAGTGGCCAACAGCAGGATGTGATTCATGACACACGGGACATATGGTAAAAGAACCCATATGCAGGCTGCAGTTACTTTACAAACCTAAACCCTAAACTTTACTAGTAAAAGAGTTTATAAACCATTGAGACAAAGAGTCTGATCATAAGGTTGGGAAATGAGACCAACCAACCCAATACTTATCACTTATTTCTTGAAGTTTAATAGATACATGAAGGGAGTACTGTAGCCACTGAGCTGAATGTCACTCTGATTAAATGACCGTCTCTGACATCAACAATCAATTCTTTAAATCAACCCATGTCCAAACTATGACTGAAGCACTATCAATCCTATTTTAAGTGCTATCTGCTGGAGCAGTCTTGACTTGATCAACCACTTAATAAGCATGCTGATATGTTTCAGTATGTGAATGTTAAAGGACCTTTGTGTGATAAGAATAGTGAGTAAAAATCCATTCTTTACCTAAAAAAAATGGTATTGCAGTGTACAACTTGACCAGTCTGAGACCTGACTAGAAAGGGCTCAATCTTACTGCCAAGTGTGACGTGTGTTTCAGTTCCAGACaaatgtatgtgtatttttCCCAGCCAGTGTCCACATTGTTTTGATAGCTAATGCACCTACTCCCATCTGTGTGTCCATGGGTGTGTCAgtcttaaaataaaaccagacacaatggttgtttaatgctgtcttaAAGCACTGGTAACCGATTGTGTTTTTGAACAACAAACATCTCATCTGAAGTCAGAGGCTCAGTGTTTCACTCTTATTTTAAGGGCTCATTATTAAGAAATGTGCACCTGCCTATGTAGTATGTAGGTGCACTTTTTCTTAACAACCATACACTGtgactgtcacacacacacacagggagatgGTCTGCTCGAGGGGGAAGTAAAACAATGTCTTCTCTTACCTGATACGCCCTAACATAGCAATGCGCTATGGTGCAAGGGCACAAGAGAATGAGAGATGGCACTCCAATTGGTTTACTGCATGTTGTGCCCAACAGACCTTTGATTAACTAAGAGACTAATATTGCTTTTGAACCATGCGCCTGGCACAATTACCTTTTCTCCATACTTATACTAGCAAAAGGGGATTTGGACACACCCCTCAACATACTTGCAACATGCTCTTTAGACCATACACTTCTATAGTTAAAATAGAAGCCCTATTGTTACAAAGAGCAGAAGCATTCATAACTGCTGTCTCCtctgcaaatataaataaataaaacattgtttcagGGTGGTTTTAACAAGAAGTCTGGACTTTCAGGTGAGAAAGTGGTAGCTATGTAAACAGGCAACAGTCTAATCTCAGTCTTTTACAGCCCAAATAAGGACATATGGAGGGAAGTACAACTACAGTCTCAAAAAAGGCTGTGACCTCAGCTCAATAAACAGCTAAATCATTCCCCAGCTCTGATTCTTACAACACATATTTGAACCTAATCTAATCCAGAGGGTGAGGTCTGCACCCATCCCTGGGTTACAACAGTCTGGCTTTTCGCAATAAAAGCATGTAGTCTGTTGTCACTTATTAGctcaagtgtgtgtgatgtacTTTTCCCCTCAATGCAGATATCCAAGTTTAGGTGTAGAGAAAAACTTTACCATCACTGTGCAGTCCTCAGAGCCACTGGCAATGACATGATCATTGTGGGGGCACCAGTCAATGTCCAACACCGGGCCTGTGTGACCACACACTGTGGGGTAGGATTTGTCAATGCGTCCCGTCTGTAAAGACAAAAGATAAACAACAGAAAGTAATGAGATTAGTCTTAGTCTGGTCCTGCTTAGTGAACATTGTCTATGATGGAGGAATGagcatgttttaaaacaagACAATTACAGTATAATCCCAAGTAATCCTAAAGCCCAAGTATAAAATTAAACACAAGcgcatatacatatacagtatatagacCCAGTGagtttttttgatttgattacaAGCTGCAAGAACATTGTTTGTTGGGGATCAACTGTGTAGAGTCACAAACCTCTTGGGTAAAGCTCTGATTGCAAATATAAAGTCCTACATGAAGTGCTCAAGCCTAGCATAGAATTGTAAGTCTTATGAGCACAGAGACGGACAGATCTCAGTGTCCAAATCCAAAATATTATCAGCTTTGGTTTGTCACACCATCACCTAGCCAAAAAAGGAGGCTTAGTTTTATTGGAGCTACACAGAAGCAAAGAGAGATTACACTGAGCCCCTACTGGTCCACCCAGAGTAATTAAAGAAAGTTATTAGTGGTGGCGTCATTATACAGTAGACACATGCCAGCAGATGCTTAGT
Proteins encoded in this window:
- the coro1ca gene encoding coronin-1C-A isoform X2 — translated: MRRVVRQSKFRHVFGQAVKNDQCYDDIRVSRVTWDSSFCAVNPKFVAIIIEASGGGAFLVLPLHKTGRIDKSYPTVCGHTGPVLDIDWCPHNDHVIASGSEDCTVMVWQIPENGLITSMSEPVVVLEGHSKRVGIITWHPTARNVLLSAGCDNQVIIWNVGTGEAMITLEDMHPDVIYNVSWNRNGNLICTSCKDKSIRVIDPRKEKIIAEKEKAHEGARPMRAIFLADDNILTTGFSRMSERQLSLWNMHNMEEPMTVNEMDTSNGVLLPFYDPDTNVVYLCGKGDSSIRYFEITDEAPYVHFLNTFVTKEPQRGMGYMPKRGLDVNKVEIARFYKLHERKCEPIVMTVPRKSDLFQDDLYPDTAGPDPAVEAEEWFDGKNGDPILISLKNGYVPGKNREFKVVKKNILDSKVTKNTENSSPANKSASPTPTIKSEAKLEEILKEIKSLKDLVSSQEKRIIKLEEQMSKIAI